The DNA sequence CGAGGACGTTTGGAATCGTCTGCACGACGAGTACGAACCCAAACAGTGTACTGACGGAACTGATAAACACGATCATGATCGGGTCATGCCCGAGCTGGTGGGAAAAAGAGATTAAAAATGGCACCATCGTTACGACCGCGGTATTGATGTTCGTAACAATGAGATGATAAAACTGCGTGAGGACGATCACCATCAATACCATCACCCACGTCGATGAAGCGAGCTGGACTACCCAGTCTGTCGTGACTATTTCTGTGACAATTTCGACCGCACCGCTTTCAATCAGCGCGAATCCAAGCGAAAGTGTAGCGCCGATAAGAATAATTAAATCAAAATCAATCTGCACGAGCCGCTGCCAGCTCGTAAAACCACTTCCGGGAAGCCCCATCAGGACGGCGGCAGCAAGTGCCGGAAAGACGGGGTGCAGACCATGAAAAGGCTCTGTCATCCATAAAGCGACGGCCAATAAGAGAATGCAGATGCACTTCACTTCGGCAGCATCCAGTTTTCCCATTTCCAGCCGCTTTTTTTTCATATCTTTCTGCAGTCCGGACAGATCCATTTTTTCAGGAGGATAAAACCACAGCAGAAACAGAATGACGAACACGGAAGCTCCCGTCCATAAAGGAAACGCATAGACCAGCCACTGGAAGTAATTCAGCGTGCTTCCGTGATAGACCGCGAGCATTTCCACGGTAAGAATATTGGCCACTCCTGCTGTTAATACACCCATGCCGCTGATATTGCCGGCATACGCCGTTCCCACAAGCATCAGGCGGTTAAAGTTGGACTGCCGGGACGTGTTAACGTAGGAGATAACCATTAACACAATCGGAAGAATCAAAGTTATCCTGACAGAAGCAGCCGGAATAAACAGGGCCTGCACCTGGATCAGCAGAAAGATGATCACGAAAAGAAGCCCTGGACTTCCCCCGCTCTTCGATAACAGGAAATAGGTGATACGATCCAGAAGCCTCGTTTCATTGACACCTTTGGCAATCATGATCCCTGCGATTATTAAAAATACGGCAGGCGAGGCAAAACCGCTGAAGACTGTGTCCATCGAAGCTGCCTGCAGCAATAGGAGAAGTAATAAAGTAATAAGAGAAGTCATTCCGAACGGGACGGGTTCGAGTGCCCAGAGAATCAGACTGTAAAAGAGGATACTCAGCGCGGCATTGGCCTGCCAAGGAATGTGAAGGTAGTGAAAGAAGAAGAGGAGAAAGAGGAAAAAAAGAGAAGCAGCAATAAAAATATACGTATTTTTATCTGTCTGCTTCTTTTCGGTCCAGAGGTCATCGCTGCTCATCGAATATCATGAACCGTCCTCATCAATTAACTTTTCCAGAATAGAGAGTGCACGTGTTTCTTTCTGCTTGAGTACCCGGGTGATCTGTTCTTTGTTTTTCGCTTCAATGCCCATCACAATTTCTTTGTACTCGGCAATGGAACGCTCCAGACTGATCGGGTGGGACAGCGTTAAATAGCGGAACGTCGTCCACCGTTTATTTAACCGCTGATATACTTCCTGAAGTACCTGATTATTCGGAAGTTCAAACAGAAGCAGATGAATTCTCTCTACAAGATGGAAACAGTTTTTAATCTCTCTCTCTTCAATCGTCGCCTCACTCTTTTGTATTAATTGATAAAGTTCATCCAGCTGTTCCTGAAGGCTTGTGTCTACTGCTTTCATCAAGGCCATATGCGTCAGGCTGTACACTACTTCATAAAGATCGAATACTTCTTTTCGCGTATATTTCTTTACGAAAACACCTCGTCTCGGTAATCGTTCCACGATGCCCTGGTTCTCCAGAAGATACAAAGCTTCCCGGATCGGAGCCCTGCTGGTGCCGAACATCTCGACCAGTTCCTGTTCCAGCAGACGCGTACCCGGTTTCATTTCTCCTTCGACAATTTGTGTCGCAATCGTTTCTGCGACTTTTTGGGATAAAGTCATTCTTTCAAAAGAATCCAGCATAGTTATCCAACTTCCTTTACTCAGTCGTTATTTCTATAGGATGAATTATACAGAAATGTCCTGAGTATTGATATCCAGATATCAGGAAACTTATGCAGTACTTTCCTGGAATTTCGGCTTCGGCTCTCTAAGCTGAAGAAGCAAGGCTCCAACAACGAGTACTACAGCCGCTGCGTCCAGCATAATGTTGGCAAGAATGAAAAGAATCGCGGCTGTAAAGAGCATAATACGTACAATCCAGCCGGCCTCCCGCTTATAAAACCATCCTTGTACAGAGGCAGACAGCAGATAAACACCGATGAGCGCCGTTCCAATAACGAAGATTAACTGCGCATTTGGTTCCGTGATCAACAAGAGCTGCGGGCTGTAGAAAAACATAAACGGTACAATAAACGCTGCCAGCCCCAGTTTAAATGCCTGAACCCCGGTCCGCATCGGCTCGGTTCCGGCCACTCCGGCTGCCGCATAAGCTGCCAGAGCCACAGGCGGGGTGATTGCGGAAATAACGGCATAATAGAACACAAACATGTGGGCTACAATCGGCTCTACGCCAATTTGTATCAGTCCCGGGGCAACTACAGAGGCTGCGATAGCATAGGCTGCTGTCGTCGGCATTCCCATCCCTAAAAGAATGGAAAGCAGCATCGCAAAGATCATCGCCAGCAGCACGTTATTGTCTGCAATCGTCAAAAGCATGGAACTAAAGGCCATTCCAACACCGGTTAAGGCAATAACCCCAACGATAACACCCGCACAGGCAACTACCGCTATCAGCTGTACCGCCTGCTTCATTCCAAGCTCCAGAGCGAGCATGACTTTCTTTAATCCCATTCGTGTAGAAGGATGGAACCAGCTTACAACGAAGGAGGAGATAATCGCCACGGTACCGGAGCGGATAATGGAGAAGCCGTTAACGAGCATAAAAATCAATAAAATAATTGGGACGAGAAGGTAAAGTTTTTTAATAATGTTCTTCATCTGTGGAAGTTCTTTTCTCGGAAGCCCTTTCATATTCCGCTTTAGTGCTTCGAAATCCACCATAAAATAGACAGATACGAAGTACAGAAGCGCTGGAATTAAGGCGGCGATAATGACCTCGGTATAAGCGATACCGAGAATTTCAGCCATAAGAAAAGCGCCGGCTCCCATAATCGGCGGCAGCAGCTGTCCGCCTGCGGAAGCTGTTGCTTCCGTTGCCGCAGCGAATTTCGGCGGATACCCTGTCCGTTTCATCAGAGGAATCGTCAAGGACCCTGTCGCTACCGCGTTTCCGGCAGACGTCCCGTTCATCATCCCCATGAGTGCAGAGGAGAAAACGGAAACTTTGGCAGGTCCCCCTCTCATTCCTCCCGCTGCGTAAAAGGCGATATCCATAAAGTAGTCCCCTACTTTAGACATCTGCAGAAACGCGCCAAATACGATGAACAATACAATATATTTGGAGGAGACGTCCAAGGTGACCCCGAATACGCCATCGAGACTGAACATGTAGGTAAAGAAGCGGTCCATACTATAGCCCTGGTGACCAAGGATGCCTGGTAGATAAGGACCTAAAAAAGCGTAAAGAACAAAGATCCCTGCCAGAATTGGAAGCGCCAGACCGCTGGCTCTCCGGGCGAGTTCAAATACAATCAGCACACCCGCCAGAGAAACATAAAAATCCATGTCTGTCGGAGCTACTCCAAAACGGAAAAGGGCCTGATCCAGGTTCGCGTAAATGTAGTAGGCAATGTACACACTCACGATCATTAAAATCCAGTCAATGACATGAATTTTATTCGACTTCGTTCTCCATCCCGGATATAACAAGAAACCAAGAACAGCACCAAAGGCTAGGTGGGTGCTCCGGAAAACCCAGGGATCGATAGGGTTTAAGTTAAGAATGTACAGGTGATACAGTGATCCAAGAACTGCTATAATACCAAACAGCCATCTGACCCAGCCTGTCAGCCTCCGCTGGTTTGATATAAATTCCACTGCTGCTTCTTTCTCATCGGCCGTTGACACTTTCTTTTCATCTGACAAGGATTACACCTCCAGTATCCACCTATGCAGGGAAGAAAACCGGATAGAAAACCAGCAGCGGCTTTCTATCCGACTGTTATTATTAATCTACGTATACATCTTCAGGCAGTTCGATCCCTGCTTCTTCGTAATAGCGGATTGCTCCTTCATGAAGCGGTACCTGTTCATTGTTTAAAATAGCATCTTCCGTAGCTTCTTCAGCGGAAGCATGTGTACTCACCAGCTGATCGTTGTTTTCATGGTAGGACTTGACTAATTCATAGACGAAATCAGCATCCATGTCTTTATGAACTATACCGAAATTGTATACAGCAATGGTTTCCATATCATCCGGCAGAGATTCATAAGATCCACCGGGAACGGTATGTTCGTAGAAGTACGGGTACATATCGAGAATTTCTTCTCTCATTTCCCCTTCAAGTCCGAAAATATTAACGTCCCGCTGTGTTTCAATTTCCGTCAGAATGGAAATCGGCGTTCCTGCAGCAAAAGCAATGACATCCAGCTGGCCGTCAAGCATCTGAGAGGCCATGTCGTTCGCACCTGTCTGGACATCTTCTGTATTCAGTTCAAGTGATTCATGAATGATCGGGTAATATGTGCCCGAGGTACCACCGGAAGGACCGACGCCGACCCGCTGCCCTTCGATATCTTCCATCGATTCTATGCCGGAGTCTTCCAAAGCCCACCATTTAAATGGCGTAGTATACATAGGAAAAGCGATTCTGACATCATCTAGTGGTTCTTCCGCCCAGTCCCCGGTGCCGGTATAACCTTCATACGCAGGACCGAGTGTCGCAAAACCTAAGTTCAGGTCCCCCGATTGCACGAGCTGCATGTTGTGCACAGGTCCTCCGGTCACCTCGACATTAACTGGAACATCCAGATTCTGATCGATCATCGTGGCGACACCGCCGGCATAGACATAATACGTGCCGCCCTGGGAAGCGGAACCAAGATTGATGTTTTCCGGAGCTCCTTCCGGTGCATCTTCTCCGGTAGCTTCGCCGCCTCCGTCTTCTTGTACTT is a window from the Alkalicoccus halolimnae genome containing:
- a CDS encoding TAXI family TRAP transporter solute-binding subunit, coding for MKIWKRTMSGAVILAGAAALSACGNEGSNGGETNSDAEANSNTEAANGNADTEEATNEVQEDGGGEATGEDAPEGAPENINLGSASQGGTYYVYAGGVATMIDQNLDVPVNVEVTGGPVHNMQLVQSGDLNLGFATLGPAYEGYTGTGDWAEEPLDDVRIAFPMYTTPFKWWALEDSGIESMEDIEGQRVGVGPSGGTSGTYYPIIHESLELNTEDVQTGANDMASQMLDGQLDVIAFAAGTPISILTEIETQRDVNIFGLEGEMREEILDMYPYFYEHTVPGGSYESLPDDMETIAVYNFGIVHKDMDADFVYELVKSYHENNDQLVSTHASAEEATEDAILNNEQVPLHEGAIRYYEEAGIELPEDVYVD
- a CDS encoding GntR family transcriptional regulator, coding for MLDSFERMTLSQKVAETIATQIVEGEMKPGTRLLEQELVEMFGTSRAPIREALYLLENQGIVERLPRRGVFVKKYTRKEVFDLYEVVYSLTHMALMKAVDTSLQEQLDELYQLIQKSEATIEEREIKNCFHLVERIHLLLFELPNNQVLQEVYQRLNKRWTTFRYLTLSHPISLERSIAEYKEIVMGIEAKNKEQITRVLKQKETRALSILEKLIDEDGS
- a CDS encoding TRAP transporter permease; the protein is MSDEKKVSTADEKEAAVEFISNQRRLTGWVRWLFGIIAVLGSLYHLYILNLNPIDPWVFRSTHLAFGAVLGFLLYPGWRTKSNKIHVIDWILMIVSVYIAYYIYANLDQALFRFGVAPTDMDFYVSLAGVLIVFELARRASGLALPILAGIFVLYAFLGPYLPGILGHQGYSMDRFFTYMFSLDGVFGVTLDVSSKYIVLFIVFGAFLQMSKVGDYFMDIAFYAAGGMRGGPAKVSVFSSALMGMMNGTSAGNAVATGSLTIPLMKRTGYPPKFAAATEATASAGGQLLPPIMGAGAFLMAEILGIAYTEVIIAALIPALLYFVSVYFMVDFEALKRNMKGLPRKELPQMKNIIKKLYLLVPIILLIFMLVNGFSIIRSGTVAIISSFVVSWFHPSTRMGLKKVMLALELGMKQAVQLIAVVACAGVIVGVIALTGVGMAFSSMLLTIADNNVLLAMIFAMLLSILLGMGMPTTAAYAIAASVVAPGLIQIGVEPIVAHMFVFYYAVISAITPPVALAAYAAAGVAGTEPMRTGVQAFKLGLAAFIVPFMFFYSPQLLLITEPNAQLIFVIGTALIGVYLLSASVQGWFYKREAGWIVRIMLFTAAILFILANIMLDAAAVVLVVGALLLQLREPKPKFQESTA
- a CDS encoding SLC13 family permease, which encodes MSSDDLWTEKKQTDKNTYIFIAASLFFLFLLFFFHYLHIPWQANAALSILFYSLILWALEPVPFGMTSLITLLLLLLLQAASMDTVFSGFASPAVFLIIAGIMIAKGVNETRLLDRITYFLLSKSGGSPGLLFVIIFLLIQVQALFIPAASVRITLILPIVLMVISYVNTSRQSNFNRLMLVGTAYAGNISGMGVLTAGVANILTVEMLAVYHGSTLNYFQWLVYAFPLWTGASVFVILFLLWFYPPEKMDLSGLQKDMKKKRLEMGKLDAAEVKCICILLLAVALWMTEPFHGLHPVFPALAAAVLMGLPGSGFTSWQRLVQIDFDLIILIGATLSLGFALIESGAVEIVTEIVTTDWVVQLASSTWVMVLMVIVLTQFYHLIVTNINTAVVTMVPFLISFSHQLGHDPIMIVFISSVSTLFGFVLVVQTIPNVLVYNTGLIRAREFIAPGIGASIITMVLTGLVAFTYWRGVQFWP